The Chryseobacterium indologenes genomic sequence CTCCATACCGTCCATTACATTCGTTCTGCAACTTGCTACCAATTTCGGCATAGGACGAGGGTCTGCTTCAGATCCTTTAGAAACTTCTACCAGACATGTTCTGCATCTTCCTCCGCTGGTTTCCAATTTGCTATAGTAGCACATAGCCGGAGGTACAGATTTTCCACCGATTTGTCTTGCCGCTTCCAGAATAGAAGTACCGGGCATAACTTCGGTAGTCTGGCCGTCTATGGTTATTTTGAATTTTTTAACTTCTTCGCTCATATTGTATGCTTTAAGCTTTATGCGTTAAGCAATAGGCTTTGTTATTTATATTTCTTTGTATTAAATGTATATCCAATTCCTGCAAGGACCTGTCCGAAAACGAAATCCTGTTGGGCTTTGTCCGGCTTGTTATTCAAAGTGGTTTTAATATCCCACATATTGATGTAGCCTGCTTTTCCTTCTAATCTTACCATGACGTGATTCCAAAGGACAAGGTTGAGACTGGCTCTTACGTCAGTTCCAAGACCTGCAACATGGAAACGGTCACTTCTTTCATTTCCAAAAAGTTTCACATTACTTTTCGGGAACATAAATCCGACACCGGCACCATAAGACCAGACCAAATCAACATTTTTTTTATTGATCAGACTCTGGTATCTTTCAAGACCTAAGTTTTCATAATTAAGTCCGTCTGTATGTTCAAAAGTAAGGAACTTCTCATCTGCCAGGTTTACCTGACCATTTTGTACCATGGCTGCATATTCAGGATCTGAAATATGTCCTTTAAAGTTAACAGTCTGATTTTGGTCCATCACATATTTCATGTGGTCGATCCCTAAAACAAGCGCTAAATTATCCTTAATAAAATATCCTAATCTGAAATTATACTGTGTTACTGTAAACCAACTTGGATCAAAATAAACAATTCCAAATTTTGTAGGTCTGTCCTGGGCAGTCACATTATTCAGCTGGAAGTCATACCCATTTCCTTTGAAATGGATGTCAGAATTGCTATACGCTGCTCTGTTCCATCCGTAAAAAACGAACATCTGTCCTTTTTTGCTTAAAGGCTCTGGTTTTTTATAAACAGGAGTTTTAAACAAATCTGCATTATTTTCTGCTACTAAAGAATCTTTTTTTTGTCCGAAAACAAAACTCGACATCATTAAGCCGACCACCAATAATTTTTTCATTTCAATTAAGCGTTCTTTTCAACAGCCGGGATAGGATCTGCATAATGCGCTAATCCGTAATTTTGAGTTTGAGATAACTCGGGGTTTTTCACGTGCCACTCAAATTCATCTCTGAAGTGACGGATGGCTGCTGCGACCGGCCAAGCTGCTGCATCACCCAATGGGCAAATGGTATTTCCTTCGATTTTTCTCTGGATATCCCAAAGAAGATCGATATCTTCCATTTTTCCTTCTCCTTTTTCAATTTTTTTCAGGATTTTGTACATCCATCCTGTACCTTCACGGCAAGGTGTACATTGTCCGCAACTTTCGTGGTTGTAGAATCTTGCCAATGTCATGGTGTGATCTACAATACACTGGTCTTCATCTAAAACAATGAAACCTCCTGAACCCATCATTGTTCCGGTAGCGAAACCACCGTCAGCTAATGATTCATAGTTCATATATCTCGGCTCTCCGTTCACTGTTCTCAACAATAAGTTTGCTGGAACAATTGGAACAGAACTTCCTCCTGGAATACAGGCCTTTAATCTTTTTCCGTCTTTAATACCTCCACAGTATTCATCAGAGTAGATGAATTCTTCTACCGTGATGGTCATATCGATTTCGTAGACACCCGGTTTGTTGATGTTTCCACAAGCAGAAATCAATTTCGTACCTGTAGATCTACCGACACCGATTTTAGCATACTCAGCACCAGTAATATCAA encodes the following:
- the nuoF gene encoding NADH-quinone oxidoreductase subunit NuoF, whose translation is MSKKLLLKDAHIEGIRYFETYRKQGGYTAAEKALKMTPDEILEEVKTSGLRGRGGAGFPTGMKWSFLAKPEGVPRHLVVNADESEPGTFKDRYLMEFLPHLLIEGMLISSYCLGSNTSYIYIRGEYSWIPDILEEAIEEAKAAGFLGKNILGTGFDLEIYVQRGGGAYICGEETALLESLEGKRGNPRLKPPFPAVKGLWERPTVVNNVESIAAIVPIIDITGAEYAKIGVGRSTGTKLISACGNINKPGVYEIDMTITVEEFIYSDEYCGGIKDGKRLKACIPGGSSVPIVPANLLLRTVNGEPRYMNYESLADGGFATGTMMGSGGFIVLDEDQCIVDHTMTLARFYNHESCGQCTPCREGTGWMYKILKKIEKGEGKMEDIDLLWDIQRKIEGNTICPLGDAAAWPVAAAIRHFRDEFEWHVKNPELSQTQNYGLAHYADPIPAVEKNA